In Raphanus sativus cultivar WK10039 chromosome 5, ASM80110v3, whole genome shotgun sequence, the following proteins share a genomic window:
- the LOC108858130 gene encoding putative sugar transporter ERD6-like 13, protein MDKEPLLQKVRIQEDLESDKKTHVNGGEDDGPITFILLLTTLTALWGTFSYGTAAGFTSPAQTGMMEGLNLSLAEFSFFGSVLTIGGLVGAALSGRFADLFGRRGALWVSNSFSMAGWLMIAFSQGTLSVDIGRFLLGVASGVTSYVVPVYIVEIAPKRIRGAFSAVSMLVMCASMSFSFLVGSVISWQKLALINTVPCILEFAGLFFIPESPRWLSRNGRVKESEVALQRLRGNSTDITKEATEIKKYMENLQESKEDSFLELFKPRYSRAVVVGIGLLALQQLGGLSGYTFYMSSIFNKAGFPNNVGVTVITVVQATMSVFGLAIVDKFGRRPLLMVATGMMCLGSLITGLSFLFQSYALLENYTSISTLIGVLVFLTSGTIGIGGIPWVIVSEMTPMNIKGSSGTLCNITSWSTNWFVSYTFNFLFQWSSSGVFFIYSMISGMGIVFVMKMVPETRGRSLEEIQADITR, encoded by the exons ATGGATAAAGAACCACTACTTCAGAAAGTGAGGATTCAGGAAGACCTCGAGTCAGATAAGAAGACTCATGTGAATGGCGGAGAGGATGACGGCCCCATCACGTTTATTTTACTCCTCACAACCTTAACTGCTCTCTGGGGCACTTTCTCCTATGGGACTGCC GCTGGCTTTACGTCACCAGCTCAAACTGGGATGATGGAAGGACTAAATCTCTCGTTGGCTGAG TTTTCATTCTTTGGATCTGTATTAACAATTGGTGGACTCGTGGGAGCCGCGTTGTCGGGAAGATTCGCCGATCTTTTTGGTCGGAGAGGC GCTTTGTGGGTGTCAAACTCATTTTCAATGGCCGGCTGGCTTATGATAGCCTTCTCTCAG ggGACTTTGTCAGTTGATATTGGAAGATTTCTTCTCGGGGTCGCATCTGGCGTAACTTCTTATGTG GTACCCGTCTACATTGTAGAAATTGCACCCAAAAGAATCAGAGGCGCATTCTCTGCGGTTAGCATG CTTGTGATGTGTGCTAGCATGTCCTTCAGTTTCCTTGTTGGATCAGTAATTTCATGGCAGAAATTAGCTCTCATCA ATACGGTTCCTTGTATTTTAGAATTCGCCGGTTTGTTCTTTATACCGGAGTCTCCTAGGTGGCTG TCTAGAAATGGGCGGGTTAAAGAATCGGAAGTTGCACTCCAACGTCTACGAGGAAACAGCACTGATATCACCAAAGAGGCTACAGAAATCAAA aAATATATGGAAAATCTTCAAGAATCCAAAGAAGATAGTTTTCTTGAACTCTTCAAACCGCGATATTCTCGTGCGGTTGTT GTGGGGATTGGATTGCTAGCACTGCAACAACTCGGAGGTCTCAGTGGCTATACATTTTACATGAGCTCGATTTTTAACAAAGCGG GGTTTCCTAACAACGTAGGAGTGACGGTAATTACCGTGGTGCAAGCCACGATGAGCGTTTTCGGATTAGCAATCGTGGATAAATTTGGGAGACGACCTCTTTTAATG GTTGCGACGGGCATGATGTGTTTGGGGTCACTCATCACAGGGCTGTCGTTTTTGTTTCAG AGTTATGCTTTGCTCGAAAATTACACCTCGATTTCAACACTGATCGGAGTGCTG GTGTTTCTAACTTCGGGCACAATTGGAATAGGTGGTATTCCTTGGGTCATTGTCTCCGAG ATGACACCGATGAATATAAAGGGTTCATCAGGGACGCTATGCAATATAACTAGCTGGTCCACTAATTGGTTCGTTTCGTACACATTCAACTTCCTCTTCCAGTGGAGCTCTTCTG GTGTGTTTTTCATATATTCAATGATATCGGGTATGGGCATCGTATTTGTGATGAAAATGGTACCAGAGACTCGAGGTCGTTCCCTCGAAGAAATTCAAGCTGATATCACCCGATAA
- the LOC108805103 gene encoding uncharacterized protein LOC108805103 has protein sequence MEGEESVLDAIYEEDDGFDTMEDVDMVDVEEGEIFAEHDLHSGERHNGDDKDKEGILGTKDGQNQPNKNKRKKNKKKKRRNGPVMGKPMDLDRFVRDTCRRLKEKKSYMVYTAVGCLGIPALSDLVNEVEAIETCGGQVTADGSRKRSGGGVLWNIIKARQPASYREIMKKTKEFEKQFRYPNTRPKLGPKRDEGSSSEGLASANASSDEALGTEMCAMPVAEQTESNPQKKRKSVHERIRVPVSYDDLFGEVPVDTSEAQAQDSSV, from the exons ATGGAGGGAGAAGAAAGTGTGTTGGATGCTATATATGAAGAAGATGACGGGTTTGATACCATGGAAGATGTTGATATGGTTGATGTGGAAGAAGGGGAGATTTTCGCAGAGCATGATTTACATTCTGGAGAGAGACATAATGGTGACGACAAGGATAAAGAAGGGATCTTGGGTACCAAGGATGGGCAGAATCAGCCAAACAagaacaagaggaagaagaataagaagaagaaacgaaGGAATGGTCCTGTGATGGGCAAACCCATGGATTTAGACAG GTTTGTTAGGGATACTTGTAGACGCCTCAAGGAGAAGAAGTCTTACATGGTTTACACTGCTGTTGGGTGTCTTGGAATTCCTGCCTTGAGTGATCTTGTCAATGAG GTGGAAGCAATCGAGACATGTGGAGGTCAGGTGACTGCTGATGGCAGTAGGAAACGGTCAGGAGGTGGTGTGTTGTGGAACATCATCAAAGCGAGACAGCCCGCATCTTACAGAGAGATAATGAAAAAGACCAAGGAGTTTGAG AAGCAGTTTAGGTACCCAAACACAAGACCGAAGTTAGGGCCGAAAAGAGATGAGGGTAGCTCCTCCGAAGGACTTGCCTCTGCAAATGCATCTTCTGATGAAGCTCTGGGCACTGAGATGTGTGCTATGCCTGTAGCTGAGCAGACTGAATCCAACCCGCAGAAAAAAAGGAAGTCTGTTCATGAGAGGATCAGAGTTCCTGTTTCATATGATGACCTTTTCGGAGAAGTACCTGTGGATACTTCAGAAGCACAAGCACAAGACTCTTCTGTTTAA
- the LOC108859534 gene encoding ribonuclease 3-like protein 2, with amino-acid sequence MDHFLFPDFNSPTITPSNLSYSLSSEKMESLQAVEKIVNYSFTNKSLLEEALTHTSCVDFPSYERLEWLGDSAISSALTNYLYLAYPNLEPHVLSQLRAANVSNEKFARVALKHGLYRFLRRNAPSLDEKVTEFSEAVCKEDDSVYYGGLVKAPKVLADLVESIAGAVYIDVNFDLQRFWVIFRGLLEPIRTLDELQREPQPISMIFQLCHKHDKRLEIKYLKEGKSNVAGVYLDDELFGSGSAENKDIAKLLAAKEAVRKFSECTPIAMVIDEASVEVELEDAKRKLYEICSKKKWPKPIYSVEEERGSVNGKRFLCSARIKIPSEESPLYIKGDEESRKKKAENSSAYHMIRALRKSNYL; translated from the exons ATGGATCACTTTCTCTTTCCGGATTTCAACTCTCCTACGATCACTCCCTCTAACTTATCCTATTCGCTTTCGTCGGAGAAGATGGAGTCTCTGCAAGCCGTGGAGAAGATCGTGAACTACAGTTTCACGAACAAGAGTCTTCTCGAGGAAGCGCTAACGCACACATCTTGCGTCGACTTTCCTTCTTACGAAAGGCTCGAGTGGTTAGGTGACAGCGCCATAAGCTCTGCCCTCACGAACTACTTGTACCTCGCTTACCCTAACCTCGAACCCCACGTGCTGTCTCAGCTGAGAGCTGCCAACGTGAGTAACGAGAAGTTCGCTCGTGTCGCACTCAAACACGGTCTGTACCGGTTTCTCCGACGCAATGCTCCTTCGTTAGATGAAAAG GTTACAGAGTTCTCAGAGGCTGTGTGTAAAGAGGATGATTCAGTCTACTATGGTGGATTAGTGAAAGCTCCCAAAGTTCTCGCTGACCTCGTGGAGTCTATAGCAGGAGCTGTTTACATAGATGTCAACTTTGATCTGCAAAGATTCTGGGTG ATCTTTAGGGGTCTTTTGGAACCTATAAGGACACTAGATGAACTGCAGCGGGAACCTCAGCCTATTAGTATGATTTTCCAGTTATGTCATAAACACGACAAGCGACTTGAGATCAAGTATTTGAAAGAAGGCAAAAGCAATGTCGCTGGCGTATATCTTGATGATGAGTTGTTTGGTTCTGGAAGTGCTGAGAACAAAGATATCGCCAAGCTGCTCGCTGCTAAGGAAGCAGTAAGGAAATTTTCTGAATGTACGCCTATTGCTATGGTTATTGATGAGGCTAGTGTGGAGGTTGAACTTGAAGATGCTAAAAGGAAGTTGTATGAAATTTGCTCCAAGAAAAAGTGGCCTAAACCAATTTACAG tGTTGAGGAAGAAAGAGGGTCGGTTAATGGGAAGAGATTTTTGTGTTCAGCTAGAATAAAGATACCTAGTGAAGAGAGTCCATTATATATAAAGGGGGATGAGGAATCCAGGAAAAAGAAAGCTGAAAACTCGTCAGCCTACCACATGATAAGAGCCCTAAGAAAATCCAATTATCTTTAA
- the LOC108859949 gene encoding uncharacterized protein LOC108859949, with amino-acid sequence MFIEMFQLLFTVVSIEAVLILTLGFGTPVRRVVVKLLDLLKRGRGPLVTKTVAVTMLVLFGSVLFSTIQINRRVSESGGVANPTDQVMFANRLLEAFLMGTVLFLAMVIDRMHYYTRELQITRRNLEVAVKKTKTAA; translated from the exons ATGTTCATAGAGATGTTCCAGCTTCTATTCACGGTCGTATCAATCGAAGCCGTTCTAATATTAACACTTGGGTTTGGGACTCCGGTAAGAAGAGTGGTGGTGAAATTACTAGACTTGTTGAAGCGAGGCCGAGGACCACTGGTTACAAAAACGGTTGCAGTCACTATGCTTGTGCTGTTTGGCTCTGTTCTGTTCAGCACGATTCAGATCAACAGAAGGGTGTCCGAGTCTGGTGGTGTAGCCAACCCGACTGATCAAGTCATGTTTGCGAATCGCCTCCTAGAAGCCTTCCTCATGg GGACTGTGTTGTTCTTGGCAATGGTGATAGACAGAATGCATTACTACACAAGAGAGCTTCAAATTACAAGGAGAAACTTGGAGGTTGCAGTAAAGAAGACCAAAACAGCTGCTTAA
- the LOC108858129 gene encoding glutathione S-transferase T3-like → MDSTNPDMDSTNPYTNIVVITVGEPDIPPFSSQHSEAPAVTEDTPPVARERKKWTPADDEVLISAWLNTSKDPIVANEQKMGTFWRRVEAYYAASPHVTQSGGASSHKNLKQRWSKINGKVNKFCGAYAAAERRQTSGQNENDVLKEAHVIYFKDYNTKFTLEHAWCILRYEQKWMCLNTNATGKRKTTDVHPQASSATASASASASVDEHEKRPEGIKAAKARRNNAKGKSFEEYKDMCSLKMVDLAQKEKLCKLSILDTLLAKKESLTEAEEIVKDKLLAQYF, encoded by the exons ATGGATTCAACGAATCCTGACATGGATTCAACGAATCCATATACCAATATCGTAGTAATTAC TGTTGGAGAACCCGACATCCCTCCTTTCAGTTCCCAACACTCAGAGGCTCCAGCTGTAACTGAAGACACACCGCCGGTGGCTCGGGAGAGAAAGAAATGGACGCCAGCGGATGATGAGGTTCTGATTAGCGCCTGGCTAAACACTTCTAAGGACCCCATAGTTGCAAACGAGCAAAAGATGGGCACCTTCTGGAGACGAGTTGAAGCATACTACGCAGCAAGTCCTCACGTTACCCAGAGTGGTGGTGCGAGCTCTCATAAGAATCTAAAGCAGAGGTGGTCAAAGATCAATGGGAAGGTGAACAAGTTCTGTGGAGCTTACGCTGCTGCAGAGAGACGACAAACAAGCGGGCAGAATGAGAACGACGTGTTAAAGGAGGCTCATGTGATCTACTTCAAGGACTATAACACCAAGTTTACTCTAGAGCATGCTTGGTGTATCTTGAGGTATGAACAGAAATGGATGTGTCTCAACACAAATGCTACTGGTAAGAGGAAAACAACTGACGTCCATCCACAAGCTTCGAGTGCCACTGCCAGTGCCAGTGCCAGTGCCAGTGTTGATGAACATGAGAAGCGCCCTGAAGGTATAAAGGCGGCAAAAGCAAGAAGGAACAATGCTAAAGGGAAGTCTtttgaggagtataaggacatgTGCAGCCTGAAGATGGTTGATCTAGCTCAGAAGGAGAAACTATGCAAGCTCTCCATACTTGACACTCTCCTTGCTAAGAAGGAGTCACTCACGGAGGCTGAAGAAATAGTCAAGGATAAACTGCTTGCCCAGTATTTCTAA
- the LOC108805102 gene encoding 1,4-alpha-glucan-branching enzyme 3, chloroplastic/amyloplastic: MVSLSNQTSFSFYPNNRFVPEKTRLGAAGLNFPRKIKVKVTCFAADQPRQQQQKKKKSQSQSTTSDAESGVNPVGFLTKLGIADRIFAQFLRERHKALKDLKDEILKRHFDLRDLASGFELLGMHRHMEHRVDFMDWGPGARYGAIIGDFNGWSPTENSAREGLFGHDDYGYWFIILEDKLREGEEPEELYFQQYNYVDDYDKGDSGVTAEEVFQKANDEYWEPGEDRFIKNRYEVPAKLYEQLFGPNSPQTLEDLGDIPDAETRYKQYKEEHKNDPPSNLPPCDIIDDGRGKPYDIYNVVTSPEWTKKFYEKSPPIPYWLETRKGRKAWLNKYIPAVPHGSKYRLYFNTPDGPLERVPAWATYVQPEDEGKQAYAIHWEPSPESAYKWKHSKPDKPKSLRIYECHVGISGSEAKISSFEEFTNKVLPHVKRAGYNAIQLIGIPEHKDYYTVGYRVTNFFAVSSRFGTPDDFKRLVDEAHGLGLLVFLDIVHSYAAADQMVGLSLFDGSNDCYFHYGKRGHHKHWGTRMFKYGDLDVFHFLISNLNWWITEYQVDGYQFHSLASMIYTHNGFAPFNSGFDDYCNQYVDRDALMYLIMANEILHDLHPDIITIAEDATYYPGLCEPVSQGGLGFDYYVNLSATEMWVSLLDSVPDSEWSMSKIVSTLVANKEYTDKMLSYAESHNQSISGGRSFAEILLGGVQKEIKLLDRGVSLHKMIRLLTFTIGGRAYLNFMGNEFGHPERVEFPTQSNKFSFSLANRRWDLLESGIHHQLFSFDKDVMDLDKSKGILSRGLPSIHHVNDTNMVISFSRGPFLFIFNFHPSDSYEKYGVGVEEAGEYTMILNSDETKYGGQGLLQQDQYLQRSISRRIDGQRNCLEVSLPSRTAQVYKLTRILRI, encoded by the exons ATGGTTTCCCTCTCTAATCAAACCAGCTTTTCTTTCTACCCAAACAACCGTTTCGTTCCCGAGAAGACGCGCCTGGGAGCCGCCGGACTCAACTTCCCCAGAAAAATCAAGGTGAAAGTCACGTGCTTCGCCGCTGACCAACCACGCCAGCAAcagcaaaagaagaagaagagtcagAGTCAGAGCACTACTAGCGACGCCGAGTCAGGAGTAAACCCAGTTGGGTTCCTCACCAAACTCGGAATCGCTGACAGAATCTTCGCTCAGTTTCTCCGAGAAag GCATAAAGCTTTAAAAGACCTTAAAGATGAGATTCTCAAGCGTCACTTCGATCTCAGAGATCTTGCTTCAGG GTTTGAGTTACTTGGGATGCATAGACACATGGAGCACCGTGTTGATTTCATGGACTGGGGTCCAG GTGCTCGCTATGGTGCTATTATTGGAGATTTCAACGGATGGTCTCCAACTGAAAACTCCGCCAGAGAAGGACTGTTTGGCCATGATGACTACGGGTATTGGTTCATCATTCTCGAAGATAAGTTGAGAGAAGGCGAAGAGCCAGAAGAACTATACTTCCAGCAGTATAACTACGTCGATGACTATGATAAAGGTGACAGCGGTGTAACAGCTGAAGAGGTTTTCCAGAAAGCTAACGATGAGTATTGGGAGCCTGGTGAGGACCGGTTCATTAAGAACCGTTATGAAGTTCCTGCAAAACTATACGAGCAGCTGTTTGGTCCCAACAGTCCACAGACGTTAGAGGATCTAGGAGATATACCGGATGCAGAGACGAGGTACAAGCAGTACAAAGAGGAGCATAAGAATGATCCACCAAGTAATCTACCTCCATGCGACATCATTGATGACGGTCGAGGCAAACCATATGATATCTATAACGTCGTGACATCTCCGGAATGGACTAAGAAGTTTTATGAGAAGTCACCTCCGATTCCTTATTGGTTAGAGACGCGTAAAGGAAGGAAGGCGTGGTTGAATAAATACATTCCTGCTGTTCCACATGGAAGCAAGTATAGATTGTATTTCAATACTCCTGATGGACCGCTTGAACGGGTCCCTGCTTGGGCTACGTATGTGCAACCAG AGGATGAGGGAAAGCAAGCTTATGCCATTCACTGGGAACCTTCTCCTGAATCTGCATACAAGTGGAAACACTCCAAGCCAGACAAACCAAAGTCCTTGCGCATATATGAATGTCATGTTGGAATCAGTGGGTCTGAGGCGAAAATCTCATCTTTCGAAGAATTTACCAACAAG GTCCTCCCTCATGTGAAAAGAGCAGGATACAATGCAATCCAGTTGATTGGTATCCCTGAGCACAAGGATTATTATACCGTCGGTTATAGG GTTACTAATTTCTTTGCTGTCAGTAGCCGATTTGGAACCCCAGATGACTTCAAACGATTAGTTGATGAAGCACATG GCCTAGGACTCCTTGTCTTCTTAGACATTGTGCATTCTTATGCAGCAGCTGATCAAATGGTTGGGCTTTCGCTTTTTGATGGTTCAAACGATTGCTATTTTCATTATG GTAAAAGGGGGCATCACAAACACTGGGGCACACGGATGTTCAAATACGGCGACTTGgatgtttttcattttctcattTCAAATCTGAACTG GTGGATCACAGAGTATCAAGTTGATGGCTACCAATTTCACTCACTTGCCTCGATGATCTACACGCACAATGGTTTTGCTCCCTTTAATAGCGGTTTTGATGA CTATTGCAATCAGTATGTTGACCGAGATGCTCTCATGTACCTCATTATGGCCAATGAAATCCTGCACGATCTACATCCAGATATAATAACAATTGCTGAGGAT GCAACATATTACCCTGGGTTGTGTGAGCCAGTTTCTCAAGGTGGACTAGGGTTTGATTATTATGTGAACCTTTCTGCGACAGAAATGTGGGTTTCTCTCCTTGACAGCGTACCGGATAGTGAATGGAGCATGAGCAAG ATTGTCAGTACATTGGTGGCTAACAAAGAGTATACGGACAAGATGCTCAGCTATGCCGAAAGTCACAACCAA TCCATATCGGGAGGGCGTTCATTCGCCGAAATCTTGCTTGGTGGAGTCCAAAAGGAGATAAAGTTGCTAGACAGGGGGGTTTCACTACATAAG ATGATTAGACTTCTTACGTTTACAATTGGTGGCCGTGCTTACCTCAACTTCATGGGAAACGAATTTGGACATCCTGAG AGGGTTGAGTTTCCTACACAGAGCAATAAATTCTCGTTTTCACTGGCTAACCGCCGTTGGGACCTGCTGGAAAGTGGAATCCATCATCAGTTGTTTTCATTTGACAAG gACGTAATGGACTTGGATAAAAGCAAGGGCATCCTTTCAAGAGGTCTACCCAGCATCCACCATGTTAATGATACAAATATG GTAATTTCATTCTCGAGGGGTCCTTTCCTGTTTATCTTTAACTTCCACCCATCGGATTCATATGAAAAGTATGGTGTCGGCGTAGAGGAAGCTGGTGAATATACC ATGATATTGAACTCTGATGAAACAAAATATGGGGGTCAAGGACTTCTACAGCAGGACCAGTATCTTCAACGTTCGATTAGCAGGAG AATTGATGGTCAAAGAAATTGCTTAGAGGTGTCTTTACCTAGCAGGACTGCACAA GTTTACAAGTTGACCCGGATTCTCCGAATATGA